CACCCCGGTCAGGGGCCAGGCGTCGTATATAAGGGGCCTTCAGAGCCGTTACAAGGCTTGTTCGCAGCGCTTTCTTCCGCACGACAAGCACCAGCTTTCACATTTTTCTATAGCGCGTCAGCTACCGCTCATATTAGTATTTAGCAGCTCAACGTTTATTGTATAACACACACCCGCAATgaccaagaaggacaaaaagccaaagatCTCGACTATAGTGACCAAGGAGGGCGACACGGTCAAGGTTTTCGAGGACCTTGACACGTTTGAGACGTTCATCAAGAACGAGACGGAGGACGAGGAATTCGATCACGTGAACTGCCACCTGAAGTACTACCCGCCATTCGTACTGCACGAGTCGCACGAGGACCCtgagaagatcaaggagACGGTCAACTCACACAACCGAAAGTTCGTGCGCCACCTGCACCAGCACGTGGAGAAGCACCTGCTCAAGGACATCCGCGAGAGGCTGCAGTTGCCCCAGCTCAAGTTTAACGACAAGTCCAAGGAGGAGACGCCAGA
Above is a genomic segment from Lachancea thermotolerans CBS 6340 chromosome A complete sequence containing:
- a CDS encoding KLTH0A04510p (similar to uniprot|P40188 Saccharomyces cerevisiae YIL057C Hypothetical ORF) produces the protein MTKKDKKPKISTIVTKEGDTVKVFEDLDTFETFIKNETEDEEFDHVNCHLKYYPPFVLHESHEDPEKIKETVNSHNRKFVRHLHQHVEKHLLKDIRERLQLPQLKFNDKSKEETPDHIVWRYNQRANFHERDFDIHVTVECHHDSALVDVDYLTVPVPAVAAA